Proteins found in one Mytilus edulis chromosome 2, xbMytEdul2.2, whole genome shotgun sequence genomic segment:
- the LOC139511875 gene encoding 3-hydroxyisobutyrate dehydrogenase, mitochondrial-like isoform X1 — translation MASLRKASTRFNHLLWQQSPKCTNLSLVNGVKHMSSLETLGFIGLGNMGNHMARNLVKKGHKLVVFDVSKNAMKTIENMEGCENCVQTVNSPADVAAQCKHIITMLPATQHVQEVYTSRGTGIFSAIQENSLLVDSSTIDPAASQEMAAIASEKDSSYVDAPVSGGVNAARDAALTFMVGGAPRSFEMAQKYLSVMGRNVVHCGPVGTGQAAKICNNMLLGISMIGTSEAMNLGKKLGLEPKLLAKILNTSSGRCWSSEVYNPCPGVLDGVPSSNNYEGGFGTALMTKDLGLANNAATVTKSAIPMGSLAHQIYRIMTSSGYAGKDFSSAYQFLQDQEDKS, via the exons ATGGCGTCATTGAGGAAAGCATCGACTAGATTTAACCACTTATTGTGGCAACAATCACCGAAATGCACCAACTTATCGTTAG taaATGGAGTAAAACACATG TCAAGCCTAGAGACATTAGGATTTATTGGTCTGGGTAATATGGGAAATCATATGGCCAGGAATTTGGTGAAGAAAGGACACAAATTAGTTGTTTTTGATGTGTCTAAAAATGcaatgaaaacaattgaaaatatggAGGGCTGTGAAAATT GTGTACAAACAGTAAACTCACCAGCTGATGTGGCAGCACAATGTAAACATATAATTACCATGTTACCAGCCACACAACATGTACAAGAGGTCTACACCAGTCGAGGTACTGGTATATTTAG tGCTATACAAGAAAACAGTTTATTAGTTGACAGTAGTACCATAGACCCTGCAGCATCCCAAGAAATGGCAGCTATAGCATCAGAAAAAGATTCATCATACGTTGACGCACCTGTTTCTGGAG GTGTAAATGCAGCTAGGGATGCAGCCTTGACCTTCATGGTGGGTGGAGCTCCGAGAAGTTTTGAAATGGCGCAAAAATATTTGTCTGTTATGGGGAGGAATGTAGTACACTGTGGACCTGTAGGAACAGGACAG GCAGCAAAAATTTGTAACAATATGTTATTAGGAATATCAATGATAGGAACTTCTGAAGCAATGAACCTAGGTAAAAA ATTAGGCCTGGAGCCAAAATTATTAGCGAAGATTTTAAATACAAGCTCTGGTAGATGTTGGTCAAGTGAAGTATATAATCCTTGTCCAGGAGTATTAGATGGTGTACCGTCAAGTAATAATTACGAGGGAGGATTTGGAACAGCTCTCATGACCAAG GATTTGGGTCTTGCCAATAATGCAGCTACAGTGACTAAGTCCGCCATACCCATGGGAAGTCTGGCCCACCAGATTTATAGAATCATGACAAGTAGTGGCTATGCTGGAAAGGATTTCTCATCAGCTTACCAGTTTTTACAAGACCAAGAAGACAAATCATAA
- the LOC139511875 gene encoding 3-hydroxyisobutyrate dehydrogenase, mitochondrial-like isoform X3: protein MYPGYYSMLNGVKHMSSLETLGFIGLGNMGNHMARNLVKKGHKLVVFDVSKNAMKTIENMEGCENCVQTVNSPADVAAQCKHIITMLPATQHVQEVYTSRGTGIFSAIQENSLLVDSSTIDPAASQEMAAIASEKDSSYVDAPVSGGVNAARDAALTFMVGGAPRSFEMAQKYLSVMGRNVVHCGPVGTGQAAKICNNMLLGISMIGTSEAMNLGKKLGLEPKLLAKILNTSSGRCWSSEVYNPCPGVLDGVPSSNNYEGGFGTALMTKDLGLANNAATVTKSAIPMGSLAHQIYRIMTSSGYAGKDFSSAYQFLQDQEDKS from the exons taaATGGAGTAAAACACATG TCAAGCCTAGAGACATTAGGATTTATTGGTCTGGGTAATATGGGAAATCATATGGCCAGGAATTTGGTGAAGAAAGGACACAAATTAGTTGTTTTTGATGTGTCTAAAAATGcaatgaaaacaattgaaaatatggAGGGCTGTGAAAATT GTGTACAAACAGTAAACTCACCAGCTGATGTGGCAGCACAATGTAAACATATAATTACCATGTTACCAGCCACACAACATGTACAAGAGGTCTACACCAGTCGAGGTACTGGTATATTTAG tGCTATACAAGAAAACAGTTTATTAGTTGACAGTAGTACCATAGACCCTGCAGCATCCCAAGAAATGGCAGCTATAGCATCAGAAAAAGATTCATCATACGTTGACGCACCTGTTTCTGGAG GTGTAAATGCAGCTAGGGATGCAGCCTTGACCTTCATGGTGGGTGGAGCTCCGAGAAGTTTTGAAATGGCGCAAAAATATTTGTCTGTTATGGGGAGGAATGTAGTACACTGTGGACCTGTAGGAACAGGACAG GCAGCAAAAATTTGTAACAATATGTTATTAGGAATATCAATGATAGGAACTTCTGAAGCAATGAACCTAGGTAAAAA ATTAGGCCTGGAGCCAAAATTATTAGCGAAGATTTTAAATACAAGCTCTGGTAGATGTTGGTCAAGTGAAGTATATAATCCTTGTCCAGGAGTATTAGATGGTGTACCGTCAAGTAATAATTACGAGGGAGGATTTGGAACAGCTCTCATGACCAAG GATTTGGGTCTTGCCAATAATGCAGCTACAGTGACTAAGTCCGCCATACCCATGGGAAGTCTGGCCCACCAGATTTATAGAATCATGACAAGTAGTGGCTATGCTGGAAAGGATTTCTCATCAGCTTACCAGTTTTTACAAGACCAAGAAGACAAATCATAA
- the LOC139511875 gene encoding 3-hydroxyisobutyrate dehydrogenase, mitochondrial-like isoform X2 translates to MYFYSCARAGYINMNHMYGYRCSINGVKHMSSLETLGFIGLGNMGNHMARNLVKKGHKLVVFDVSKNAMKTIENMEGCENCVQTVNSPADVAAQCKHIITMLPATQHVQEVYTSRGTGIFSAIQENSLLVDSSTIDPAASQEMAAIASEKDSSYVDAPVSGGVNAARDAALTFMVGGAPRSFEMAQKYLSVMGRNVVHCGPVGTGQAAKICNNMLLGISMIGTSEAMNLGKKLGLEPKLLAKILNTSSGRCWSSEVYNPCPGVLDGVPSSNNYEGGFGTALMTKDLGLANNAATVTKSAIPMGSLAHQIYRIMTSSGYAGKDFSSAYQFLQDQEDKS, encoded by the exons taaATGGAGTAAAACACATG TCAAGCCTAGAGACATTAGGATTTATTGGTCTGGGTAATATGGGAAATCATATGGCCAGGAATTTGGTGAAGAAAGGACACAAATTAGTTGTTTTTGATGTGTCTAAAAATGcaatgaaaacaattgaaaatatggAGGGCTGTGAAAATT GTGTACAAACAGTAAACTCACCAGCTGATGTGGCAGCACAATGTAAACATATAATTACCATGTTACCAGCCACACAACATGTACAAGAGGTCTACACCAGTCGAGGTACTGGTATATTTAG tGCTATACAAGAAAACAGTTTATTAGTTGACAGTAGTACCATAGACCCTGCAGCATCCCAAGAAATGGCAGCTATAGCATCAGAAAAAGATTCATCATACGTTGACGCACCTGTTTCTGGAG GTGTAAATGCAGCTAGGGATGCAGCCTTGACCTTCATGGTGGGTGGAGCTCCGAGAAGTTTTGAAATGGCGCAAAAATATTTGTCTGTTATGGGGAGGAATGTAGTACACTGTGGACCTGTAGGAACAGGACAG GCAGCAAAAATTTGTAACAATATGTTATTAGGAATATCAATGATAGGAACTTCTGAAGCAATGAACCTAGGTAAAAA ATTAGGCCTGGAGCCAAAATTATTAGCGAAGATTTTAAATACAAGCTCTGGTAGATGTTGGTCAAGTGAAGTATATAATCCTTGTCCAGGAGTATTAGATGGTGTACCGTCAAGTAATAATTACGAGGGAGGATTTGGAACAGCTCTCATGACCAAG GATTTGGGTCTTGCCAATAATGCAGCTACAGTGACTAAGTCCGCCATACCCATGGGAAGTCTGGCCCACCAGATTTATAGAATCATGACAAGTAGTGGCTATGCTGGAAAGGATTTCTCATCAGCTTACCAGTTTTTACAAGACCAAGAAGACAAATCATAA